In a genomic window of Sporosarcina trichiuri:
- the thpR gene encoding RNA 2',3'-cyclic phosphodiesterase, which produces MAHYFAAIPIPFDLIAGTIRELNSRYDFPSHYKVIPHRNDYHITLIFFGALTDDEKHSAENALRTAAAETPPFTIRIDGLSFFGNPSGPRVVTLSTEQNQQLTSLYESAGSRLDGMLAKPLRHPYVPHVTIAKKTIDKRPLPVEKEQFTPLAHHVTSITLFRIEPPQSPKYVPVSVYPLQGMQPVSIRPGGPY; this is translated from the coding sequence ATGGCACATTATTTCGCAGCAATCCCAATCCCTTTTGACCTGATCGCTGGGACCATCCGTGAATTGAACAGCCGTTACGACTTTCCGTCCCATTACAAAGTGATTCCCCATCGGAACGATTATCACATTACACTCATTTTTTTCGGTGCTCTTACGGACGATGAGAAACACAGTGCAGAAAACGCCCTGAGGACAGCGGCTGCCGAGACACCGCCATTCACAATCAGGATCGACGGCCTGTCGTTCTTCGGCAATCCGTCCGGCCCCCGTGTTGTCACCCTTTCCACAGAGCAGAATCAGCAGCTGACGAGTCTTTATGAGTCGGCCGGGTCCCGGCTTGACGGGATGCTTGCAAAACCTCTGCGCCATCCTTACGTACCGCACGTGACGATTGCAAAAAAGACGATCGACAAGCGGCCGCTGCCTGTGGAGAAGGAACAATTCACTCCTCTCGCCCATCATGTAACAAGTATTACTTTGTTCCGGATCGAGCCACCACAGTCGCCGAAGTATGTACCGGTATCCGTCTATCCGCTGCAGGGCATGCAGCCGGTATCGATTCGCCCCGGCGGACCATACTAA
- a CDS encoding DMT family transporter, with translation MMQKAWFYVAATSFFELVWIFGFNTASEWWHWIPIVAFILVDFHFLTKACAALPTGTVYAIFAAIGTIGTALMDVLFFGQTLSGGKLFFIAVLVAGVIGLKLADGRDEKTQTEGGN, from the coding sequence ATTATGCAAAAAGCTTGGTTCTATGTAGCAGCAACAAGTTTCTTTGAACTTGTCTGGATCTTCGGTTTCAACACAGCATCGGAATGGTGGCACTGGATTCCGATCGTCGCTTTCATTCTCGTGGATTTCCATTTCCTGACGAAAGCATGCGCCGCCCTGCCGACAGGGACCGTCTATGCAATCTTCGCGGCCATCGGCACAATCGGTACGGCTCTCATGGATGTCCTGTTTTTCGGCCAGACTCTGAGCGGCGGCAAGCTGTTCTTCATCGCTGTCCTCGTTGCCGGAGTGATCGGCCTGAAGCTGGCGGACGGGCGGGACGAGAAAACACAGACAGAAGGGGGGAACTGA
- a CDS encoding thioredoxin family protein, whose amino-acid sequence MEKLVSVEQFEERKQGERTVFLFSADWCPDCRVIDPWLPGIEADYPEYEFVYVDRDQFIDLCAELDIFGIPSFVVYSEGREAGRFVSKDRKTKEEITAFLDNPGRKSV is encoded by the coding sequence ATGGAGAAATTAGTATCTGTTGAGCAATTTGAAGAACGTAAGCAAGGAGAGCGGACCGTGTTCCTGTTTTCCGCAGACTGGTGTCCGGACTGCCGTGTAATCGACCCATGGCTGCCGGGGATCGAAGCGGATTATCCCGAATATGAATTTGTGTATGTGGATCGTGATCAGTTCATCGATCTATGTGCTGAGCTCGATATCTTCGGAATTCCGAGTTTCGTCGTCTACAGCGAAGGCAGGGAAGCAGGCAGGTTCGTCAGCAAAGACCGCAAGACAAAAGAGGAGATTACTGCGTTCCTGGACAACCCGGGGCGAAAATCAGTATGA
- the metA gene encoding homoserine O-acetyltransferase MetA: MPITIPEALPAGELLKEEKIFVMEEGRATTQDIRPLRILIVNLMPQKEKTELQLLRLLGNTPLQVSITFLRTESYISKNVSETHLASFYKTFREVEKERFDGMIVTGAPVEQMEFEEVDYWSEIQQILDWAETHVTSSMHICWGAQAALYHYYGIEKQPLSAKCFGIFSHTLTDPTVSLARGFNDQFPAPHSRHTGISEQALAAHRDLSVLAGSEEAGPFIILSNDGKNIMITGHLEYDACTLKEEYDRDIAKGLDIDMPLHYFPNDDPDQTPLNTWRSHTHLLFSNWLNYYVYQQTPYDWC, encoded by the coding sequence ATGCCGATTACAATCCCCGAAGCACTGCCTGCAGGTGAGTTGCTGAAAGAAGAAAAGATCTTTGTCATGGAAGAGGGGCGTGCAACCACGCAGGACATCCGGCCGCTCCGGATACTCATCGTCAACCTGATGCCCCAGAAGGAGAAGACCGAGCTGCAGCTGCTGCGGCTTCTCGGAAATACACCTCTCCAGGTCAGCATCACATTTCTGAGGACGGAGTCATATATTTCGAAAAACGTGAGTGAAACGCATCTGGCCTCATTCTACAAGACGTTCCGCGAGGTGGAGAAGGAGCGTTTCGACGGCATGATCGTGACCGGCGCACCCGTCGAGCAGATGGAATTCGAAGAAGTGGACTACTGGTCTGAGATCCAGCAGATCCTTGACTGGGCAGAGACTCATGTGACATCGTCCATGCATATTTGCTGGGGTGCGCAGGCTGCACTGTACCATTATTACGGAATCGAAAAACAGCCGCTCAGCGCAAAGTGCTTCGGCATCTTCAGCCATACGCTGACAGATCCGACAGTGAGCCTTGCGAGAGGGTTCAATGACCAATTCCCCGCTCCGCATTCACGGCATACAGGAATTTCGGAGCAGGCACTGGCTGCTCATCGCGATTTGTCCGTACTGGCTGGATCTGAGGAAGCCGGTCCGTTCATCATCCTGTCGAACGACGGGAAGAATATCATGATCACAGGGCATCTGGAATATGATGCCTGCACGCTGAAGGAAGAGTATGACCGGGACATCGCCAAAGGGCTGGATATCGACATGCCGCTCCATTATTTCCCCAATGATGACCCGGACCAGACGCCGCTGAATACATGGCGCTCCCATACCCATCTCCTGTTCTCCAACTGGCTGAATTATTATGTCTATCAGCAGACGCCATATGACTGGTGCTGA
- a CDS encoding HTH domain-containing protein, which translates to MKTKIAIIGSESFSRRAEEFTEHRPDISLELYPYEVPEQSPGLLKKLRPCDAILFSGSLPYMAAEGALKTIPVPAVYMKQDETEIAATLLSIALHRRIPLSGLSIDVRDKTVLENVLTASAPSEVWPAVHVLDEKYRLEDIVAFHADALKSGCARLAVTSVHAAYDRLVSSGLPAVKMINVKSSFLKAVDALCQEALYQKSETTKAAVGILQADSRLTDSGDIVNRLARLLHAHHFDNGDGALLYTTQGAIRAAVQLPEFQQTARSAEGMLAFGIGHTLTAAKENAESALGYMKDEHPDGLYLLDDKKNLHNLYKIGGDAIELRVTGTALTEIAEQTALSPAVLSKLTSFGQNQNTLQFTANDLADYLGVSRRTAERTIKKLLPFEYIRTIGEEMTYRQGRPRAVYELNFPVY; encoded by the coding sequence TTGAAAACAAAAATTGCCATTATTGGTTCGGAGTCTTTTAGCAGGCGGGCGGAGGAGTTCACCGAACATCGACCTGATATTTCACTGGAGCTGTATCCCTATGAGGTGCCGGAACAATCGCCCGGGCTTCTGAAGAAACTGCGGCCGTGTGACGCGATCCTCTTTTCGGGATCACTCCCCTATATGGCAGCCGAAGGGGCGTTGAAAACGATTCCCGTGCCTGCCGTCTACATGAAACAGGACGAGACGGAAATCGCGGCGACACTTCTTTCGATTGCACTGCATCGGAGGATTCCGCTTTCCGGGCTGTCCATCGATGTCCGCGACAAGACGGTCCTCGAAAACGTCCTGACAGCCAGCGCCCCTTCTGAGGTTTGGCCGGCTGTGCACGTGCTGGATGAAAAATACAGGCTGGAAGACATCGTCGCGTTCCATGCAGACGCTCTGAAGTCGGGCTGTGCCCGCCTTGCCGTGACAAGTGTCCACGCCGCCTATGACCGTCTCGTGTCGTCCGGTCTTCCTGCGGTCAAGATGATCAATGTCAAAAGCTCATTTCTGAAAGCCGTCGATGCGTTATGCCAGGAAGCCCTCTATCAAAAAAGCGAAACAACGAAAGCGGCTGTCGGCATCCTTCAGGCCGACAGCCGCCTGACAGACAGCGGGGATATTGTGAACCGGCTGGCCCGGCTGCTGCATGCCCATCATTTCGATAATGGGGACGGCGCACTTCTATACACGACACAAGGCGCCATCCGCGCGGCCGTCCAGCTGCCGGAGTTCCAGCAGACGGCCCGCAGTGCGGAAGGGATGCTTGCGTTTGGAATCGGCCACACGCTGACGGCTGCAAAAGAAAACGCCGAAAGCGCACTGGGGTACATGAAGGACGAGCATCCGGACGGTCTCTATCTGCTGGATGATAAGAAAAACCTGCATAATCTTTACAAGATAGGCGGAGACGCCATCGAACTCCGCGTCACCGGGACGGCGCTCACCGAGATTGCAGAACAGACGGCTTTAAGCCCTGCGGTATTATCGAAGCTCACCTCGTTCGGTCAAAACCAGAACACCCTGCAGTTCACGGCCAACGACCTGGCTGACTATCTCGGTGTTTCAAGGCGGACAGCCGAGCGGACCATCAAAAAACTATTGCCTTTCGAGTATATCCGGACGATCGGCGAGGAGATGACCTATCGGCAGGGACGGCCGCGAGCGGTATACGAACTGAACTTTCCGGTCTATTAA
- a CDS encoding DUF3231 family protein yields the protein MGILSGNPKDEPMHYGEVIGCWAYVGANKGLISSYQAFLNHAGDEDLKKLIKEAIEMMKEQDSKLEDVLKENGIMPPPTLPERPVCNPDDIPAGARFVDPEISAAISINVGQALVSCSQVMGQCLREDIAAMFAKFLQDKIMYGAKLLKMNKEKGWVIPPPLLKTEHTE from the coding sequence ATGGGCATTTTAAGCGGAAATCCAAAAGACGAACCGATGCATTACGGTGAAGTGATCGGCTGCTGGGCATATGTCGGTGCGAACAAAGGTCTGATCAGCTCTTATCAGGCATTTCTCAACCATGCAGGGGACGAGGACCTGAAAAAGCTCATCAAAGAAGCGATCGAGATGATGAAGGAGCAGGATTCCAAACTGGAAGACGTCCTGAAGGAGAACGGCATCATGCCGCCGCCGACCCTTCCCGAACGTCCGGTCTGCAACCCGGATGACATCCCTGCAGGCGCCAGATTCGTGGATCCGGAAATCAGCGCTGCCATCTCCATCAACGTCGGCCAGGCATTGGTCTCATGCAGCCAGGTGATGGGGCAGTGTCTGCGGGAGGATATCGCAGCCATGTTTGCAAAGTTCCTGCAGGACAAAATCATGTACGGTGCGAAACTGCTCAAGATGAACAAAGAAAAAGGCTGGGTCATCCCGCCGCCACTGCTGAAGACGGAACATACGGAATAA
- a CDS encoding YitT family protein, producing the protein MTFTEFKKSSLFDYIQIIAGSAFVGLAFTIFLLPARIAAGGVSGISTIVYEMYGFNPAYVQWLINLPLLILGLVLVGKDFSWRTIVGTIAVPFFIFLTTGIETPIHNPLLSSIYGGIMLGIGLGIVYRGNGSTGGTALIAQILKRYTNFSSGFAQLIVDGVVVIVSAFVFDLELALYALMAIYVTSKVIDFVQLQTSPTKLILIITEQEETVQKLIRDELNRGLTKVKSLGGYSNAEKTIILCVVEQSEAIYFKKIVQEEEPSSFVIFLNASEILGRGFSRAQFDD; encoded by the coding sequence ATGACATTTACGGAATTCAAGAAATCATCGCTGTTCGACTACATTCAAATCATTGCCGGTTCTGCGTTTGTCGGGCTGGCCTTCACCATATTCCTGCTCCCTGCGAGGATCGCGGCCGGCGGTGTTTCGGGGATCAGCACGATCGTGTATGAAATGTACGGGTTCAATCCGGCGTACGTCCAGTGGCTCATCAACCTGCCGCTGCTCATTCTCGGTCTTGTGCTGGTCGGCAAGGATTTCAGCTGGCGGACAATCGTCGGCACGATCGCCGTCCCGTTCTTCATCTTCCTGACGACGGGGATCGAGACGCCGATCCACAATCCGCTGCTCAGTTCGATCTATGGCGGTATCATGCTCGGTATCGGACTCGGGATTGTCTACCGCGGCAACGGGTCGACAGGCGGAACTGCCCTGATCGCCCAGATCCTGAAACGGTATACGAACTTCTCAAGCGGATTTGCGCAGCTCATCGTCGATGGTGTCGTTGTCATCGTCTCGGCATTCGTATTCGATCTGGAGCTTGCACTGTACGCACTCATGGCGATCTACGTGACGAGCAAAGTGATCGATTTCGTCCAGCTGCAAACGTCACCGACCAAACTGATCCTGATCATCACCGAGCAGGAGGAGACCGTACAGAAGCTGATCCGTGACGAACTGAACCGGGGTCTGACGAAAGTGAAGTCGCTCGGCGGCTATTCGAATGCTGAGAAGACGATCATCCTCTGTGTCGTCGAGCAGTCGGAAGCGATCTATTTCAAGAAAATTGTCCAGGAGGAGGAACCGTCTTCTTTCGTCATCTTCCTGAATGCCTCCGAAATATTGGGCAGAGGTTTCTCACGCGCCCAATTCGACGATTGA
- a CDS encoding glycoside hydrolase family 18 protein, with protein MQIHAVSQGESLYSIGKRYGVSWEEIAEVNEIGNSEALAIGQALVIPSDGNMYTVQPGDSLYSIAQRNGMTITQLANRNNISISAPLSVGQRLYIPSAPKRNVETLLYVEPRTPVSEAMITETARRVGDLTYLAMFSYQVKRDGTLDAPSTANLTQLAADAGALNAMVISNLENFAFSAELARDVFLSTGVQDLLFTEILEIAGRVGYRDIHFDFELLFPEDRALYNAFLRRARDRFHAAGLTLSTALAPKTSDVRTGIYGAHDYKAHGEIVDFVSLMTYEWGYTYSEPQAVSPLPQVEQVVKYAVQEIPRSKIFLGQNLYGYDWQEPYPPQGGQPAKAVSPKQATELAVAQRARIEYDSTAQAPHFSYYDASGARHEVWFEDARSIQAKFDLLKKYRLRGMMYWKLGLAFPQNWALLESNFNIVKK; from the coding sequence GTGCAGATTCACGCAGTCAGCCAGGGGGAAAGCCTCTATTCAATCGGGAAACGATATGGTGTCAGCTGGGAAGAAATAGCGGAAGTTAATGAAATCGGCAATTCGGAGGCACTTGCCATCGGGCAGGCGCTCGTCATCCCTTCTGATGGGAATATGTATACGGTGCAGCCCGGGGATTCCCTCTATTCGATCGCACAGCGGAACGGCATGACGATCACGCAATTGGCGAACCGGAATAACATTTCCATCTCTGCACCGCTTTCAGTCGGACAGCGTCTCTACATCCCGTCGGCACCGAAGCGGAATGTCGAAACGCTGCTGTATGTGGAACCGCGTACACCCGTCAGTGAAGCGATGATAACCGAGACGGCCCGCCGCGTCGGCGATCTGACATATTTGGCGATGTTCAGTTACCAAGTGAAGAGGGACGGCACTCTGGACGCCCCGTCCACCGCGAATCTGACACAGCTGGCAGCTGATGCGGGGGCTCTCAATGCAATGGTCATCAGCAACTTGGAGAATTTCGCATTCAGTGCTGAACTGGCACGGGACGTCTTCCTCAGCACAGGTGTCCAGGATCTGCTCTTCACAGAAATACTGGAAATCGCCGGGCGGGTCGGCTACCGTGATATCCATTTCGATTTTGAATTACTGTTCCCGGAAGACCGGGCATTATACAATGCATTTCTCAGAAGGGCTCGCGACCGGTTCCATGCGGCCGGCCTTACCTTGTCAACAGCACTCGCTCCCAAGACAAGTGACGTGCGAACAGGCATCTACGGAGCGCACGATTACAAAGCGCACGGGGAGATCGTCGATTTCGTCTCTCTCATGACTTACGAATGGGGCTACACGTACAGCGAACCGCAGGCAGTGAGTCCGCTGCCGCAAGTCGAGCAGGTCGTAAAATATGCCGTACAGGAAATCCCGCGCAGCAAAATTTTCCTCGGGCAGAACCTGTATGGCTACGACTGGCAGGAACCGTATCCGCCGCAGGGCGGGCAGCCGGCAAAAGCGGTGAGTCCGAAACAGGCCACAGAGCTGGCGGTTGCGCAGCGTGCCCGTATCGAATACGATTCGACGGCACAGGCGCCCCACTTCAGTTATTACGACGCTTCGGGCGCACGCCATGAAGTATGGTTTGAAGATGCGCGCAGCATCCAGGCGAAATTCGATCTGCTGAAGAAATACCGTCTCCGCGGGATGATGTACTGGAAGCTCGGTCTTGCGTTCCCGCAGAACTGGGCGCTGCTGGAAAGCAATTTCAATATCGTGAAGAAATAA
- a CDS encoding AbrB/MazE/SpoVT family DNA-binding domain-containing protein — MKNLGILRKVDHLGRIVLPKELRTSLHIPIGQPLEFFTEDDQLILRSYRIREACAVTGEIADDNFRLSNGMYVSPKGAQLLLGELNDKF; from the coding sequence ATGAAGAATTTAGGCATACTTAGAAAAGTGGATCACCTTGGAAGAATCGTGCTTCCGAAAGAACTGAGGACCAGTCTGCATATCCCGATCGGACAGCCGCTTGAATTCTTCACAGAGGACGACCAGCTGATTCTGCGGAGCTACAGGATCCGGGAAGCATGCGCGGTCACAGGTGAGATCGCTGATGACAACTTCCGGCTTTCCAACGGCATGTACGTCAGTCCGAAAGGCGCACAGCTCCTGCTCGGCGAGCTAAATGACAAATTCTAA
- a CDS encoding RluA family pseudouridine synthase — protein MRNQPTKHTPKAYTYTVRKEEALLPFLLATIKKSRNAVKGTLSRGQVAVNGEVITRHDHMLQPGDSVEILTNEAAKQDSEMTGISIMYEDDAIIVIDKEAGILSMAAKDKKELTAFSELSAYVRKKDRSSRVFIVHRLDRETSGVMLFAKSETVKKQLQDNWDESVKERGYVALVEGKVRRESGEIISWLKETRTFKVYSNPTDNGGQKAVTRFIRLQSNAQYSLLELRLATGRKNQIRVHMEEIGHPVAGDKKYGASTNPLKRLGLHAAKLSIIHPVTGELHTFISDPPSSFYKRSK, from the coding sequence ATGCGAAACCAACCAACGAAACACACACCGAAAGCCTACACATACACCGTTCGGAAAGAGGAGGCACTGCTGCCGTTCCTGCTCGCAACCATCAAGAAAAGCCGGAATGCTGTCAAAGGGACGCTGTCGCGCGGCCAGGTGGCTGTCAACGGGGAAGTCATCACGCGGCATGATCATATGCTGCAGCCCGGAGATTCCGTTGAGATCCTGACGAACGAAGCCGCGAAGCAGGACAGTGAAATGACAGGTATTTCGATCATGTACGAAGACGATGCGATCATCGTCATCGACAAGGAAGCAGGCATCCTGTCGATGGCGGCAAAGGATAAGAAAGAACTGACCGCATTCAGCGAGCTTTCGGCATATGTCCGGAAGAAGGACCGGAGCAGCCGTGTATTCATCGTCCACAGGCTCGATCGGGAAACGTCAGGTGTGATGCTGTTCGCAAAGTCGGAAACCGTGAAGAAGCAGCTGCAGGACAATTGGGACGAATCCGTCAAAGAGCGGGGCTATGTTGCGCTTGTAGAAGGGAAAGTCCGCCGGGAGTCCGGGGAGATCATCTCCTGGCTGAAGGAGACACGGACATTCAAAGTGTACTCCAATCCGACCGACAATGGAGGACAGAAAGCGGTCACCCGATTCATCCGCCTGCAGAGTAACGCCCAGTACAGTCTGCTTGAGTTGAGGCTGGCGACAGGACGGAAAAATCAGATCCGTGTCCATATGGAAGAGATCGGACATCCGGTCGCGGGTGACAAGAAATACGGCGCATCGACGAATCCGCTGAAACGGCTCGGTCTGCATGCGGCAAAGCTGTCGATCATCCATCCGGTCACAGGAGAACTCCATACGTTCATCTCCGATCCGCCTTCTTCATTTTACAAACGATCAAAATAA
- a CDS encoding DMT family transporter produces the protein MGWLYVFLAAGFEFAGVAGLNKYSKRKTLLSGAVYLGGFGLSFLFLYTSFKYLQVSTAYAVWIGIGTAGAVLLNMFFFGESKSLSRVASLALIIIGVVGLKALS, from the coding sequence ATGGGCTGGTTATATGTATTTCTGGCGGCCGGTTTTGAATTCGCCGGCGTTGCAGGACTGAACAAATACAGCAAACGGAAAACATTGCTGTCCGGTGCCGTCTACCTTGGGGGCTTCGGACTGTCGTTCCTGTTCCTGTATACATCATTCAAATACTTGCAGGTGAGTACTGCGTATGCCGTATGGATCGGTATCGGGACGGCAGGGGCCGTCCTGCTGAATATGTTCTTCTTCGGGGAATCGAAAAGCCTGTCACGTGTCGCTAGCCTGGCTCTGATCATTATCGGTGTCGTCGGTCTGAAAGCATTGTCGTAA
- a CDS encoding mandelate racemase/muconate lactonizing enzyme family protein: MKIQEVEISAIRLPLHDPFVISYATYEDMPSIIVKLTTDTGITGYGEAVADDHVTGESWEGTYAVLKHTLAPAVLGLYPGEFERLHDVMDKAIYGVPTAKAAIDIACMDAVGKALGVPAYQLLGGRYHDRFPITHVLSIGEPDAMAAEAAGRIEAGYRSFKMKVGTEAREDVRRIQAVRKRVGDDIAIRVDVNQGWQNSAVTLQALKQLEDCHLDWLEQPVKADDIDGLAEVKQKSATPLMADESLRGMKEMRDIIAKRAADKVNIKLMKCGGMYPAMKLAHMADMAGIDCQIGSMVESSIGSAAGFHVAFSQKAITSVELTGPLKFSKDVGDLHYDVPFICLSSKPGLGVDIDEAVLAELTVFKDKVTAL; the protein is encoded by the coding sequence ATGAAAATTCAAGAAGTGGAAATTTCAGCAATCCGTCTGCCGCTGCATGATCCGTTTGTCATCAGCTATGCGACGTACGAAGATATGCCGTCCATCATCGTCAAACTGACGACGGATACAGGAATAACAGGCTATGGGGAGGCTGTGGCGGATGACCACGTGACGGGTGAAAGCTGGGAAGGCACCTATGCAGTACTGAAGCACACACTGGCTCCTGCCGTCCTCGGACTGTACCCTGGAGAGTTCGAGCGTCTGCATGACGTCATGGACAAAGCGATATACGGGGTGCCGACCGCCAAGGCAGCGATCGACATCGCCTGCATGGATGCTGTTGGCAAGGCGCTTGGGGTCCCTGCTTACCAGCTGCTCGGCGGGCGGTATCATGATCGTTTCCCGATCACCCATGTGCTCAGTATCGGTGAACCGGATGCTATGGCGGCAGAGGCTGCCGGGCGGATCGAAGCGGGCTACCGGTCATTCAAGATGAAAGTCGGGACCGAAGCACGGGAGGATGTCAGGAGAATCCAAGCCGTCCGGAAACGGGTCGGTGACGACATCGCCATCCGTGTCGACGTGAACCAGGGCTGGCAGAACAGCGCGGTGACCCTGCAGGCCTTGAAACAGCTGGAGGACTGTCATCTGGACTGGCTTGAACAGCCAGTGAAAGCGGACGATATCGATGGCCTAGCGGAGGTGAAGCAGAAGAGCGCAACCCCACTTATGGCAGATGAAAGCCTCCGCGGCATGAAAGAGATGCGGGACATCATCGCGAAGCGTGCGGCTGACAAAGTCAATATCAAACTCATGAAATGCGGCGGTATGTATCCGGCCATGAAACTGGCCCATATGGCGGACATGGCTGGCATCGACTGCCAGATCGGCTCGATGGTCGAGTCATCGATCGGCTCGGCAGCGGGTTTCCACGTCGCGTTCTCGCAGAAGGCGATTACGAGCGTGGAGCTGACAGGTCCTTTGAAGTTCAGCAAGGATGTTGGTGATCTGCACTACGACGTGCCGTTCATCTGCCTGAGCAGCAAGCCGGGACTCGGTGTCGATATCGATGAGGCTGTCTTGGCGGAGCTGACCGTCTTCAAGGACAAAGTGACTGCCTTATGA
- a CDS encoding spore coat protein, whose protein sequence is MTTNPNGPTHQNMQTGAVPQNMNHGGHEMFDVHEILSAAIGALNQSILLRPHVKDPELLDILDRQYRFMLDEYNITVESFKTGKDPSHPTQSYKMQTDNDFIYGMKPGQPKKPMTSANEISDEIISGFLLSSAKAGASSKAMAACEVCNPVLRRVIADSVPNCIEMAYELSIYQNKHHYYQVPQLDRQDMTELLNAYAPAQGQPGMPPMQ, encoded by the coding sequence TTGACAACAAACCCGAATGGCCCGACACATCAGAACATGCAGACAGGCGCTGTACCGCAAAACATGAACCATGGTGGACACGAAATGTTCGACGTCCATGAAATCCTGTCTGCAGCAATCGGAGCTCTGAACCAATCGATCCTGCTGCGTCCGCACGTCAAAGATCCGGAACTGCTCGATATTCTGGACAGGCAGTACCGCTTCATGCTGGATGAGTACAACATTACGGTCGAAAGCTTCAAGACCGGCAAGGACCCATCCCATCCGACGCAATCGTACAAAATGCAGACGGACAATGACTTCATCTACGGTATGAAACCCGGACAGCCGAAAAAACCGATGACCAGCGCTAACGAAATCTCGGATGAGATTATTTCCGGTTTCCTGCTCAGCTCCGCGAAAGCCGGTGCTTCTTCAAAAGCGATGGCTGCTTGCGAAGTGTGCAACCCGGTCTTGCGCCGCGTCATTGCAGACTCCGTTCCGAACTGTATCGAAATGGCATACGAGTTATCGATTTACCAGAACAAACACCACTATTACCAAGTGCCGCAGCTCGACAGACAGGACATGACCGAACTGTTAAATGCGTATGCACCGGCCCAGGGCCAGCCGGGCATGCCGCCGATGCAATAA
- a CDS encoding TetR family transcriptional regulator has product MNKQETILQSAIRMFTEKGVDKTTISDIVKDAGVAQGTFYLYYPSKLSLMPAIAEVMVKATLDEVITAVDPAVSLRTQLAQFVDAIFRVSRDHHEIQAMIYAGLASSEHLREWESVYAPVYEWVSRLIETGREHGDFRTDSSPDQLAKLIIALTESAAEQIYLYDVETDQENRAAIQKEETVKFLAYALGLPADD; this is encoded by the coding sequence GTGAACAAACAGGAGACCATTCTCCAGTCGGCCATCCGGATGTTCACGGAAAAGGGCGTCGACAAGACGACCATTTCCGATATCGTCAAAGATGCCGGAGTCGCACAGGGAACGTTCTATCTGTACTATCCATCCAAATTGTCTTTGATGCCGGCAATCGCTGAAGTGATGGTGAAGGCTACATTGGATGAAGTCATCACAGCTGTCGATCCAGCAGTCTCTCTCCGTACCCAGCTCGCCCAATTCGTGGATGCGATCTTCCGGGTCAGCCGTGATCATCATGAAATCCAGGCGATGATCTATGCGGGTCTCGCTTCATCCGAGCATCTGCGGGAATGGGAAAGCGTCTATGCGCCTGTCTACGAATGGGTCAGCCGTCTCATCGAAACGGGCCGGGAGCATGGGGATTTCCGGACCGACAGCAGCCCCGACCAGCTTGCGAAGCTGATCATCGCATTGACGGAATCAGCAGCCGAACAGATCTATCTGTATGACGTGGAGACGGATCAGGAAAACCGTGCTGCAATCCAGAAAGAGGAAACGGTCAAGTTCCTGGCATACGCTCTCGGGCTGCCGGCGGACGATTGA